A window of the Pontibacillus yanchengensis genome harbors these coding sequences:
- a CDS encoding phosphotransferase family protein: protein MEQILGQDWTITPAGGSTGEAYYAQRDGKRLFLKRNSSPFLAVLSAEGIVPKLVWTKRMENGDVITAQQWLEGRELSPEEIQHPRVAQLLSKIHHSSELLDLLMRIGKKPLDPENLLQDLKNQEQDSSFIDTQIEIHQALRYLENQLKYVENQKKVVCHCDMNHNNWLLTNSDQLYLIDWDNAMVADPAMDLGMILHWYIPRDEWHQWLETYGIELNQDLLSRMHWYIIAQTISFIQWHKCRKEEKQAARWLNDLKRLMVQLGIINI, encoded by the coding sequence TTGGAACAAATACTCGGTCAAGATTGGACAATTACACCAGCAGGCGGATCAACGGGTGAAGCGTATTATGCACAACGCGATGGCAAACGCCTATTCTTAAAACGAAATTCCTCACCTTTTTTAGCCGTTCTGTCAGCTGAAGGCATCGTTCCCAAGCTCGTATGGACAAAGCGAATGGAAAATGGTGATGTCATAACAGCGCAACAATGGTTAGAGGGTAGAGAGTTATCCCCTGAAGAAATTCAGCATCCTCGAGTTGCCCAACTATTAAGTAAGATTCACCATTCGTCTGAGTTATTAGACTTACTTATGAGAATAGGGAAAAAGCCACTAGATCCTGAGAATTTACTACAGGACCTAAAAAATCAAGAACAAGATTCAAGTTTTATTGATACTCAAATTGAAATCCATCAAGCACTTCGTTACCTTGAGAATCAATTAAAGTATGTTGAGAATCAAAAGAAGGTTGTCTGCCATTGTGATATGAATCATAATAATTGGTTATTAACGAATTCAGATCAGCTTTATTTGATTGATTGGGATAATGCTATGGTAGCCGATCCAGCAATGGATTTAGGAATGATTTTACACTGGTATATTCCGAGGGATGAGTGGCATCAATGGTTGGAAACCTATGGAATTGAATTAAACCAAGACTTATTAAGTCGAATGCACTGGTACATTATTGCTCAGACCATATCATTCATACAATGGCATAAATGCCGTAAAGAAGAAAAGCAAGCCGCCCGGTGGTTGAATGATTTAAAGCGGCTTATGGTCCAATTAGGTATCATTAATATTTAA
- a CDS encoding potassium channel family protein — protein MILLRKLLFKMIKINNTVLFVSSMLLIGLSTVLIVLVEPDTFPTFFDGFWWVMTTVTTVGYGDFSPVTVAGRMIAIVLYILGIGLIGVVIGKVVDGLSLFRKRRREGNIVYKGKSHYIILGWSKKAHYAVNEMLDTMEDTEIVIIDDLETAPLLEDTIHYIKGNASSRETLEKANVREAKAVLIFADDTLQDAQLIDGKTLLIASTVESMTKNVHTVVEVMEEQHIKNFEHASVDEFIFSNETISSLAVRSAFTKGVSGIYGQLMRRSHGDDLFHVPSQQHWDTYRKAFNELLEYGATLIADRQNLSINRMLDQPLPKEAELYVICDKETYQMIRKEMSS, from the coding sequence ATGATTTTATTACGAAAACTTTTATTTAAAATGATTAAGATCAATAATACTGTTTTATTCGTTAGTAGTATGTTGCTTATCGGATTATCTACGGTATTAATTGTATTGGTTGAGCCTGATACATTCCCTACTTTTTTTGATGGCTTTTGGTGGGTGATGACAACCGTTACCACTGTCGGGTATGGTGATTTTTCACCAGTAACAGTAGCAGGTAGGATGATTGCCATAGTATTGTACATTTTAGGCATAGGGTTGATTGGTGTTGTCATTGGTAAAGTTGTCGATGGTTTATCATTATTTCGCAAAAGAAGAAGGGAAGGTAATATTGTGTACAAAGGAAAAAGTCATTACATTATTCTTGGTTGGTCTAAAAAGGCACACTATGCAGTGAACGAAATGTTAGATACGATGGAAGATACAGAAATTGTCATTATAGATGATTTAGAAACAGCACCTCTCTTAGAAGATACTATTCATTACATTAAAGGAAATGCCTCATCTAGAGAAACTTTAGAAAAAGCAAATGTGAGAGAAGCAAAAGCCGTGTTAATTTTTGCTGACGACACGCTACAAGATGCTCAGTTGATTGATGGCAAAACATTGCTCATTGCATCTACCGTTGAGTCTATGACAAAAAATGTACACACAGTAGTAGAGGTTATGGAAGAACAGCATATAAAAAACTTTGAGCATGCCAGTGTAGATGAATTTATTTTCTCTAATGAAACGATTTCCTCACTTGCTGTACGTTCTGCATTTACAAAAGGAGTCTCAGGGATTTATGGGCAATTGATGCGACGTTCCCACGGGGATGACTTGTTTCACGTTCCTTCACAACAACATTGGGATACATACCGAAAGGCTTTCAATGAGTTGCTTGAGTACGGTGCTACGTTAATTGCGGATCGTCAGAACCTAAGTATCAATCGCATGCTTGACCAACCATTACCTAAAGAAGCTGAACTATACGTCATATGTGATAAAGAAACCTATCAAATGATAAGGAAGGAGATGTCATCATGA
- the thpR gene encoding RNA 2',3'-cyclic phosphodiesterase, whose amino-acid sequence MEAHYFIGISLPREVAAHLSRWQSAMKQHANYKNWTDSDDLHITLKFLGAATEKKIKKLCNELVECGYTSTFSLNVEGFGFFGKPTSPRVIWAGVEKTNSLLLLQEKIDQVCSELGFEKETRVYKPHITLAKKWVGSSSIGPELDSMLKHQEVLGTVKVNKFTLFKIHPNQTPKYEVVQQIPLSPQNHL is encoded by the coding sequence ATGGAGGCTCATTATTTTATTGGGATTTCATTACCTAGAGAAGTGGCTGCTCATTTATCTCGTTGGCAGAGTGCGATGAAACAGCATGCGAATTATAAAAACTGGACCGATTCAGATGACTTACATATTACGCTTAAGTTTTTAGGTGCAGCAACCGAAAAGAAAATAAAGAAGTTATGTAATGAGTTGGTAGAATGTGGATATACATCCACATTCTCTCTAAATGTAGAAGGGTTTGGATTTTTTGGGAAACCAACTTCTCCAAGAGTGATTTGGGCCGGAGTTGAAAAAACAAATTCGTTACTTTTACTTCAAGAAAAAATAGACCAAGTATGTAGTGAACTAGGATTTGAAAAGGAAACAAGAGTGTACAAACCTCATATAACATTGGCAAAGAAGTGGGTAGGCTCATCCTCGATTGGTCCAGAGTTGGATTCAATGCTTAAACATCAAGAAGTATTAGGTACAGTTAAGGTGAACAAATTTACATTATTTAAAATTCATCCGAATCAAACACCTAAGTATGAAGTAGTCCAACAAATACCTTTATCTCCTCAAAACCATTTATAG
- a CDS encoding MFS transporter encodes MNVTKPQKTYRFFQTFYFFAFFGFGALFPLLSVYLETEKGLSHTQIGLVVAAIPIVTIFIQPLWGMMSDYTRKPRRLLVIAAVMASVMSFAYTWLDGFILLLLGIVGIALFQSAVVPLSDSLSLNFVQVFNKEYGNIRLWGAVGFAVAVFVVGQVTDRTGDLTWIFYAFSLGLLLSVLALSSFPKQGQHVQVDFRTGFKTLIKEKTFIVFLVSNFLIFGPVLANNYYFGTFILSTGGTLTGVGIAFLIAAGSEAPFMNIAQKVINRLDVTFVMLICAFISGSRWLFYFFEPSVALVYATTIVQGVSVGLYIPAALLFVRKTAPKAVQATAVGIYSAVGNGMGNAFFTFIGGVLLDYWSVNGMYGFFAMMTFIGMSLLIYIRGGIGVPSSQVSYSE; translated from the coding sequence ATGAATGTAACGAAACCACAGAAAACATACCGATTTTTTCAAACTTTTTATTTCTTTGCCTTTTTTGGATTTGGGGCATTATTTCCACTATTATCGGTCTATTTAGAAACGGAAAAAGGATTGTCCCATACCCAAATTGGACTAGTGGTAGCTGCAATCCCTATTGTAACAATCTTTATACAACCTCTATGGGGAATGATGAGTGATTATACAAGAAAGCCAAGACGTTTACTAGTGATTGCGGCAGTAATGGCGAGTGTTATGTCATTTGCATACACATGGTTAGACGGATTTATTCTTTTATTACTAGGTATTGTGGGGATTGCTTTATTCCAGTCAGCCGTCGTACCTCTTTCTGATAGTTTATCTCTAAATTTCGTTCAAGTATTTAATAAAGAGTACGGGAACATTAGGTTATGGGGAGCGGTTGGCTTCGCTGTCGCTGTCTTTGTTGTAGGGCAAGTAACAGATCGTACAGGTGATTTAACATGGATATTTTATGCGTTTAGTCTAGGGCTGCTTTTATCAGTGCTAGCCTTATCCTCTTTCCCAAAACAAGGCCAGCATGTACAAGTTGATTTTAGAACAGGATTCAAAACGCTTATAAAAGAGAAAACATTTATTGTTTTCTTAGTATCAAACTTCTTAATTTTTGGTCCAGTTTTGGCAAATAATTATTATTTTGGTACATTCATTTTAAGTACAGGTGGAACATTAACCGGTGTTGGTATTGCTTTCTTAATCGCAGCCGGCAGTGAAGCACCCTTTATGAATATTGCTCAAAAGGTTATCAATCGATTAGATGTTACATTCGTAATGCTCATTTGTGCATTTATATCGGGGTCACGATGGCTATTTTATTTCTTTGAGCCTAGTGTGGCCCTTGTTTATGCTACAACGATTGTGCAAGGTGTATCAGTGGGACTTTATATACCTGCAGCTTTATTATTTGTTCGTAAAACAGCACCTAAAGCAGTTCAAGCTACAGCAGTAGGCATCTATTCCGCAGTAGGTAATGGGATGGGGAATGCTTTTTTTACCTTTATTGGAGGTGTGTTATTGGATTATTGGAGTGTTAATGGAATGTATGGATTCTTTGCTATGATGACGTTTATAGGAATGTCTCTCTTGATTTATATTAGAGGTGGCATAGGCGTGCCATCTTCTCAAGTAAGCTATTCAGAGTAA
- a CDS encoding diacylglycerol/lipid kinase family protein codes for MYIFIVNPTAGDGRALRVFKNIQNDPLFHKISCRTFFTKHKAHGEELAKQLVEMYPDKITSFIVVGGDGTYHEVLNGLKSYSTIPLAFIPAGSGNDFARGISSKLKGVRLFKKVVSSSCYRPYWGGVYRTDRRKKHHSRLFANSIGFGFDAEVVRRSNQASYKKWLNKIHIGSLSYVVALLECLFRYQPRTLTITQDGVTTTHKNVWMLTICIHGYYGGGMKIIPNSKMNEHNFSVLLLKNISRWKILGLFLTVFWGGHQHFKEISITEAVQVDFSANQPIAYQVDGQSGLCESCHVNKEIKSRSVFQYDK; via the coding sequence ATGTATATTTTTATAGTAAATCCTACAGCAGGAGACGGAAGGGCACTACGCGTTTTTAAGAACATACAAAATGACCCCTTATTTCATAAAATTTCTTGTCGTACTTTTTTTACCAAACATAAAGCTCATGGTGAAGAATTAGCAAAACAACTGGTTGAAATGTATCCTGACAAAATAACCTCATTTATTGTGGTAGGTGGTGATGGCACGTATCATGAAGTACTGAATGGTTTGAAAAGCTATTCCACTATTCCCTTAGCTTTTATACCAGCAGGTTCAGGCAATGATTTTGCAAGGGGTATCTCCTCTAAACTAAAAGGTGTACGACTCTTTAAAAAAGTAGTTAGCTCTTCTTGTTATCGGCCTTATTGGGGAGGAGTCTATCGTACTGATAGGCGAAAAAAACATCACAGTCGATTGTTTGCCAATAGTATTGGCTTTGGGTTTGACGCTGAAGTTGTAAGACGTTCTAATCAAGCATCTTATAAAAAGTGGCTAAATAAAATTCATATCGGTTCGCTCTCCTATGTTGTAGCCTTATTAGAGTGTCTATTTCGTTATCAACCAAGAACGCTAACCATTACACAAGATGGAGTTACTACCACCCATAAGAATGTATGGATGCTTACCATTTGTATCCATGGATATTATGGAGGAGGAATGAAAATTATTCCCAATTCTAAGATGAATGAACATAATTTTTCGGTACTTCTGTTAAAAAATATTTCTAGGTGGAAGATACTTGGATTATTTTTAACTGTTTTCTGGGGAGGACATCAACATTTTAAAGAGATTTCCATAACGGAAGCTGTCCAAGTTGATTTCTCAGCTAATCAGCCTATTGCTTATCAAGTTGATGGTCAATCGGGATTATGTGAAAGCTGCCATGTGAATAAAGAAATAAAGTCCAGAAGCGTGTTTCAATATGATAAATAA
- the pepV gene encoding dipeptidase PepV, giving the protein MKPDFTQQGINEYQPFLLDHLKSLLTIPSMYDESTIGKNKPFGQGIHEALEFMLALGESEGFNVKNVDGYAGHIEWGQGTDLIGVLGHLDVVPPGEGWSGDPFQPTVSEGKLFSRGAQDDKGPVMAAFIAMKWLKDLGVKPNKRVRFIVGTDEERQWKCMKHYFEQEEMPSIGFSPDAKFPVIHAEKGLVDVELIKSTTTIQSEEAKASILSLQGGERLNMVPEKATATVSWNSAALPDMFDFFMKEDACEGEIIQHPTHWEITMTGKSAHAMEPNNGVNAFVSMLSFLKTLPLADDLKQTLKWISEKLAPTRGEELGIACQDDVSGPLTVNIGQGSIENGIITLGLNMRYPVTKDFEELFLTFKKEVNSQWFEESIIEHLESIFLEKDHPFVQQLLNVYKKHTPDQEDVAPIAIGGATYARALEQGVAYGALFDDSPDTAHNADEHVRIDDLMKAALIYAEALYDLVTD; this is encoded by the coding sequence ATGAAGCCAGATTTTACCCAGCAAGGCATAAACGAATACCAACCCTTTTTATTGGATCACCTTAAGTCACTTCTAACGATTCCAAGCATGTATGATGAATCAACTATAGGAAAGAACAAACCTTTCGGACAAGGTATTCATGAAGCTTTAGAATTTATGTTAGCTCTAGGAGAGAGTGAAGGTTTCAACGTTAAGAATGTCGATGGCTATGCAGGACATATAGAATGGGGACAAGGTACTGATTTAATTGGTGTTTTAGGTCATCTGGATGTTGTTCCACCAGGAGAAGGTTGGAGTGGAGATCCTTTTCAACCAACAGTTTCTGAGGGGAAACTATTTTCTAGAGGTGCTCAAGATGATAAGGGACCTGTAATGGCAGCCTTTATAGCAATGAAATGGTTAAAGGACTTAGGAGTGAAGCCTAATAAACGAGTTCGTTTTATTGTAGGCACAGATGAGGAACGCCAATGGAAATGTATGAAGCATTATTTCGAGCAGGAAGAAATGCCAAGTATTGGATTTTCGCCTGACGCTAAGTTTCCAGTCATTCATGCAGAAAAAGGTCTTGTTGATGTCGAATTAATTAAATCCACTACAACGATACAATCAGAAGAAGCTAAGGCATCTATACTGTCTCTTCAAGGTGGAGAAAGGTTAAATATGGTTCCTGAAAAAGCTACTGCAACGGTTAGCTGGAATAGCGCTGCTTTACCTGATATGTTTGATTTCTTTATGAAGGAAGACGCCTGTGAAGGAGAGATCATACAACATCCTACTCATTGGGAAATAACCATGACGGGAAAGTCAGCTCATGCCATGGAACCGAACAATGGAGTGAATGCATTTGTTAGCATGCTATCATTTCTTAAAACACTTCCTTTAGCGGATGATTTAAAACAAACCCTGAAATGGATTTCTGAGAAGCTTGCGCCAACTAGAGGGGAAGAACTAGGGATTGCTTGTCAAGACGATGTATCCGGTCCACTAACAGTGAATATAGGACAAGGTTCTATAGAAAATGGTATTATTACGCTTGGCCTGAATATGAGGTACCCCGTAACGAAAGATTTTGAGGAGTTGTTTTTAACCTTTAAAAAAGAGGTCAATTCCCAATGGTTTGAAGAATCCATTATCGAGCATCTTGAATCTATTTTCTTAGAAAAGGATCATCCATTTGTTCAACAATTACTTAATGTGTATAAGAAGCATACTCCTGATCAAGAGGATGTAGCTCCAATTGCAATTGGGGGGGCAACGTATGCAAGAGCTCTAGAACAAGGAGTTGCGTATGGAGCTCTGTTTGATGATAGTCCAGATACAGCCCATAATGCAGATGAGCATGTTAGAATTGATGATCTCATGAAAGCAGCATTAATTTATGCAGAAGCACTCTACGATCTTGTAACAGACTAG
- a CDS encoding putative polysaccharide biosynthesis protein, which yields MAVSKILKGTMLLTGATFLSKFLGMIYTIPFNEMVGETGGALLYYAYTPYNILISISTLGVPLAVSKFVSKYNAIGDYETGRKMYQSGLGLMGITGVIAFLLLYFSADLVAPWVKGDSQKGNSIEDIGMVIQMVSFALLVIPGMSLTRGFFQGYESMEPTAFSQVIEQIVRIIFLLTGTYLVMKYYNDIPLAVGFASFAAFIGAIASAIVLYVFWRRKKASLDEMLAQQQTSSNIPMKDLYKELLAYAGPFVLVGVATPIYQLVDMLTFNRAMSAAGLGSISEISLSAMNLYGHKLVIIPVTLATGLSLALLPAITKSYTNGAQKQLFHQINQSLQIIILIILPAAVGMSILSNAAYATFYGFENMEITGRLLAWYAPVALFFALFTVTSSILQGINKQRFAVVSLGAGLFLKITLNIPFILLFGAKGAIFGTGLAVGTAVILNLIKISRAASFPLKQIMKRSMLMGILTIIMVLVVMLVRWILALAGLQYDDGRMSAIAVLFISAGTGAVVYLGLAYQTTLLERVLGNRIKVLDRFLKRS from the coding sequence TGAAATGGTAGGAGAAACAGGGGGGGCTTTACTTTACTATGCTTACACTCCTTATAACATCTTAATCAGTATTTCCACTTTAGGGGTCCCATTAGCTGTTTCCAAGTTTGTCTCTAAATATAATGCCATTGGAGATTATGAAACAGGTAGGAAAATGTATCAATCAGGTCTAGGTCTAATGGGAATAACAGGTGTAATTGCATTTTTATTATTATACTTTAGTGCAGATCTAGTAGCGCCTTGGGTCAAAGGTGATAGTCAAAAAGGGAACTCAATTGAAGATATTGGAATGGTCATACAAATGGTCAGTTTTGCTCTGCTTGTTATACCTGGGATGAGTCTGACAAGGGGTTTTTTCCAAGGATATGAATCAATGGAGCCTACTGCTTTTTCACAAGTTATTGAACAAATTGTTCGTATTATTTTTCTTTTAACTGGAACGTACCTCGTAATGAAATACTATAACGATATTCCACTGGCTGTTGGGTTTGCATCCTTTGCGGCTTTCATTGGTGCCATAGCTAGTGCGATTGTTCTTTATGTGTTCTGGAGAAGGAAAAAAGCAAGCTTAGATGAAATGTTAGCTCAACAACAAACAAGTTCAAACATACCAATGAAAGATTTGTATAAAGAATTATTAGCTTATGCAGGACCATTTGTGCTAGTTGGAGTAGCTACTCCGATATATCAGCTTGTTGATATGCTTACGTTTAACCGAGCTATGAGTGCAGCTGGGCTTGGGAGTATTAGCGAAATATCTCTTTCCGCAATGAACTTATATGGACACAAGTTGGTTATTATACCTGTAACGCTTGCGACTGGCCTTTCTCTTGCGTTATTACCCGCTATTACGAAGTCGTACACAAATGGAGCACAGAAACAACTATTCCACCAAATAAATCAATCACTCCAAATTATCATTCTAATTATTTTGCCCGCTGCAGTTGGAATGAGCATATTATCAAATGCGGCTTATGCCACATTCTATGGATTTGAGAATATGGAGATTACAGGTCGACTTCTAGCATGGTATGCACCAGTTGCATTATTCTTTGCATTGTTCACAGTCACCTCTTCTATTTTGCAAGGTATTAATAAACAACGTTTTGCAGTGGTGAGTTTAGGAGCAGGATTGTTCTTAAAAATAACGTTAAACATTCCGTTTATTCTATTGTTTGGAGCTAAAGGAGCCATATTTGGTACAGGGTTAGCTGTTGGAACAGCGGTTATACTAAATTTAATTAAAATTAGTAGAGCTGCTTCCTTTCCATTGAAACAAATAATGAAGCGAAGTATGTTGATGGGGATATTAACCATCATCATGGTCTTGGTAGTCATGTTAGTTCGATGGATATTAGCTTTAGCTGGCTTGCAATATGATGACGGTCGTATGTCCGCGATAGCCGTTTTATTCATCAGTGCTGGAACAGGAGCAGTCGTGTATTTAGGATTGGCTTATCAAACGACATTACTAGAACGTGTACTAGGAAACCGCATAAAGGTATTAGACCGATTTTTAAAACGGAGTTAA
- a CDS encoding pseudouridine synthase: MRIDKMLANMGYGTRKEVKKLLKSGIVRVDAQPIKDAKTHVDPETQEVTVYGEVVEYREYIYLMMNKPQGLISATEDAHDTTVIDILEPEDHVFEPFPVGRLDKDTEGLLLITNDGKLTHQLLSPKKGIGKRYFATIEGEVTEADQKAFRRGVVLDDGYQTKPAELEIIHSGPTSEIELVITEGKFHQVKRMFESVDKQVTYLKRISMAGLELDEDLEPGEYRELNDDEIELLHQNSSQSKE; encoded by the coding sequence TTGAGAATAGATAAAATGTTAGCCAACATGGGATATGGGACAAGAAAAGAAGTAAAAAAGTTATTAAAGTCAGGCATTGTCAGAGTTGATGCCCAGCCCATTAAAGATGCCAAAACACATGTTGATCCAGAAACACAAGAGGTCACTGTATACGGAGAAGTGGTTGAATACAGAGAGTACATTTATTTGATGATGAATAAACCTCAAGGACTTATCTCTGCGACAGAAGACGCTCATGATACAACGGTCATTGATATATTAGAGCCTGAAGATCATGTATTTGAGCCATTTCCTGTTGGAAGGTTAGATAAAGATACTGAAGGATTATTGTTGATTACCAATGACGGAAAGCTAACTCATCAACTTTTATCTCCGAAGAAAGGCATTGGGAAACGTTACTTTGCTACGATTGAAGGTGAAGTCACTGAAGCGGATCAAAAGGCGTTCCGAAGAGGTGTAGTACTGGACGATGGATATCAAACGAAACCAGCAGAGCTGGAAATTATTCATTCTGGACCAACTTCAGAGATTGAGTTAGTTATTACAGAAGGAAAGTTTCATCAAGTAAAACGTATGTTTGAGAGTGTTGATAAACAAGTAACCTATTTGAAACGAATTAGTATGGCTGGTCTAGAGCTGGATGAGGACTTAGAGCCTGGAGAGTATCGAGAGTTAAATGATGATGAAATCGAACTTCTACATCAAAATAGCTCTCAGTCGAAAGAATAA
- a CDS encoding EAL domain-containing protein — MSNTCHYCGIQMAIPEQGQVTMHPKQYEKMAGNRFVKPEFHQKHNRYYFSFQSTNNLITLLEEWLKEDVHNEWMELLDNHNNQMPITVQHLYERATQPALTSIIYNGEFTSHIQPIIDLKTQGIFGYEALLRTTNSSTSPGDLFAFAQRAGLHSMLDQKAREEAVKSKAKHIPKGQKCFINFLPSTIYVPEYCLRHTFNIVKHYDVAPSDLVFEVVETEKITNMDHLKNIFETYQASGMNVALDDVGSGYSTIEVLNLLKPHIVKIDREYIRDCHLEKEKQDFLLRVINTAYELGVELLAEGIETIEEYNWLQNNGIQYGQGYYIGKPSPYPIHSFSHA; from the coding sequence ATGTCCAACACATGTCACTATTGTGGAATTCAAATGGCTATTCCAGAACAAGGCCAAGTTACGATGCACCCTAAACAATACGAAAAAATGGCAGGGAATAGATTCGTAAAACCTGAATTCCATCAAAAACATAATCGATACTATTTCTCTTTCCAATCTACTAATAATCTTATTACCCTATTAGAAGAGTGGTTGAAAGAAGATGTACATAATGAGTGGATGGAATTGCTAGATAACCACAATAATCAAATGCCAATAACCGTTCAACACCTCTATGAAAGAGCAACCCAACCTGCATTAACTTCCATTATATACAACGGAGAATTCACCTCTCATATTCAACCTATTATTGATTTGAAAACTCAGGGGATTTTTGGCTATGAAGCGTTACTCAGAACTACAAACTCTTCTACCTCACCCGGTGACCTGTTTGCTTTTGCTCAACGTGCCGGACTTCATTCCATGCTTGATCAAAAAGCTAGAGAGGAAGCCGTAAAATCAAAAGCTAAACATATTCCAAAGGGGCAGAAATGCTTTATCAATTTCTTACCTTCAACCATTTACGTGCCAGAATACTGTTTGCGCCATACATTCAATATTGTAAAACACTATGATGTGGCCCCATCCGACCTGGTCTTCGAAGTAGTGGAAACAGAAAAAATTACAAACATGGATCATTTAAAAAATATATTTGAAACATATCAGGCTTCTGGGATGAATGTTGCATTAGACGATGTTGGAAGTGGATATAGTACAATTGAAGTTTTAAATCTATTAAAGCCCCATATTGTAAAAATTGATAGAGAATATATACGAGATTGCCATTTAGAAAAAGAAAAACAAGATTTCTTGCTAAGGGTAATCAATACAGCGTATGAACTAGGAGTTGAACTATTGGCTGAGGGCATTGAAACGATAGAAGAATACAATTGGCTTCAGAACAATGGTATTCAGTACGGACAAGGATATTACATCGGCAAACCTTCTCCTTATCCCATTCATTCCTTTAGTCATGCATAA
- a CDS encoding DeoR family transcriptional regulator — protein sequence MNRSTTRMLSRVKAIYLYIREKGMVSTTDLAEEFGITDRTVQRDLHVLQYNGLVTSPNRGQWTITERKVKIS from the coding sequence TTGAATCGTTCAACAACTCGTATGCTAAGTCGTGTGAAAGCTATTTATCTCTATATCCGAGAGAAAGGAATGGTGAGTACCACTGACTTGGCCGAAGAGTTTGGCATCACAGACCGAACCGTTCAGAGGGACCTTCATGTTTTGCAATACAATGGGCTGGTTACAAGTCCGAATCGTGGACAGTGGACGATTACAGAAAGAAAAGTGAAAATATCATAA
- a CDS encoding nuclease-related domain-containing protein: MAQLIKLQDYASRYTADPYRYPSRFIRLKQQNWKRMKQVWDQYKQNGRDTMDEEMREYMFNGHIPESEQELKQYFLNGLLPFQFKWASRTLTEMSFLDRYYEKDSTLIYFLQRFPDTFLLMYEPIFKIKKAPVETDHLLIHPQGIYCISFVDIPDTDMLIAGDDRTWYQDSNQIRSRMLSPLVSLKRSSRIVRSILHAYEIDLPVKQIVLAPNHPILFEYEPYQTEYVGMEEYEGWFHKMRTFSSPLKSIQLKAVSALLSYTQITSVRRPEWEDDSMDSFMHD, encoded by the coding sequence ATGGCACAATTAATAAAGTTACAAGATTATGCATCCCGATATACTGCGGACCCCTATCGTTACCCAAGTCGTTTTATTCGATTGAAGCAGCAAAATTGGAAACGTATGAAACAGGTTTGGGACCAGTATAAACAAAATGGAAGAGATACCATGGATGAAGAAATGAGAGAGTACATGTTTAATGGCCATATTCCTGAAAGTGAACAGGAGTTAAAGCAATATTTTTTAAATGGGTTACTTCCATTTCAGTTTAAATGGGCGTCCAGGACGTTAACTGAAATGTCTTTTTTAGATCGATATTATGAAAAAGATTCAACATTGATATATTTTCTTCAGCGATTTCCGGATACATTTCTACTTATGTATGAGCCAATTTTCAAGATAAAGAAAGCTCCTGTGGAAACCGATCACCTTCTTATCCACCCACAAGGAATCTATTGTATATCGTTTGTGGATATACCTGATACGGACATGCTCATCGCTGGGGATGATCGCACATGGTATCAAGACAGTAATCAAATTCGCAGCAGAATGTTAAGTCCACTTGTTTCCCTGAAGCGATCTAGTCGTATTGTTCGCAGTATCTTACATGCATATGAAATAGATTTGCCTGTAAAGCAAATTGTATTGGCACCCAACCATCCCATTTTATTTGAGTATGAACCTTATCAAACAGAATATGTAGGGATGGAAGAATACGAGGGTTGGTTCCATAAAATGCGAACATTTTCTTCACCACTTAAGTCTATTCAACTAAAAGCGGTGTCGGCTTTACTAAGCTACACGCAAATTACGTCTGTGAGACGTCCAGAATGGGAAGACGATTCCATGGATTCCTTTATGCATGACTAA
- a CDS encoding YtzH-like family protein → MLTAKDQIHVLYDLLSEQSEDCCGTHSECQQIQRLVRSLLSKKNIKDEDVLRILPEIYEYSLQAETSQDLNEYIMTNQPQLTQWASSIQNIKY, encoded by the coding sequence ATGCTGACAGCTAAAGACCAGATACATGTTTTGTATGATTTATTAAGTGAACAATCAGAAGACTGCTGCGGGACCCATTCTGAATGTCAACAGATACAAAGGCTCGTTCGTTCCTTATTATCAAAAAAGAACATAAAAGATGAAGATGTTCTTAGAATTCTTCCTGAAATATATGAGTACAGCTTACAAGCAGAAACATCTCAAGATTTAAACGAGTACATTATGACAAATCAACCACAACTAACTCAATGGGCTTCGTCTATACAAAATATTAAATATTAA